One window of Nitrososphaerota archaeon genomic DNA carries:
- a CDS encoding Gfo/Idh/MocA family oxidoreductase: MTEEKRVKPVNVGVIGAGYWGRKVIQEYLNLSQINKDIKLLAVSDVSPKSLALYKDKVHIPFLYSDFQELLEHPDIDAVHICTPNETHYNIGMNALKAGKHVLMEKPIAVTSQQASELVSFARSTERILGVGHIYRFNNAIDEARRIVQSRKLGRLFHVRLQWTTYESLMLGRDIIFDLGPHPIDIMNKLLDDWPETVNCNAISCRQTNEEVAYISCEFKDGLSSQVEMSWLLPGKVRELSIIGSEGSLKIDCLNQKMELYNGNHHTLTLEAAANNTILSEITHFVQNVSKVRDEKAQVTLQNGGVLGARVVDVLAAAKESRRNKRAVHVNYNRYD; encoded by the coding sequence ATGACCGAAGAAAAGCGCGTTAAACCCGTTAACGTCGGGGTAATAGGCGCAGGATATTGGGGAAGAAAAGTAATCCAAGAATACCTTAACTTGAGCCAGATCAACAAGGACATAAAACTGCTCGCTGTGAGCGATGTATCACCGAAAAGTCTAGCACTCTACAAAGACAAAGTGCACATTCCTTTCCTGTACTCAGATTTCCAGGAGCTCCTTGAACATCCAGACATAGACGCAGTCCATATATGTACTCCAAACGAAACCCACTACAACATCGGCATGAACGCGTTGAAGGCAGGCAAACATGTTCTGATGGAGAAACCTATCGCTGTAACATCTCAACAAGCATCTGAATTAGTTTCGTTCGCTCGCTCCACTGAAAGAATTCTCGGCGTCGGACACATATACAGATTCAACAACGCAATCGACGAAGCAAGACGGATTGTTCAAAGCAGGAAGTTAGGGCGTTTGTTCCATGTGCGCCTACAATGGACAACCTATGAATCATTAATGCTTGGACGGGACATAATCTTCGACTTAGGACCTCACCCAATCGATATTATGAATAAGCTTCTTGATGACTGGCCTGAAACAGTCAACTGCAACGCAATATCTTGCCGGCAGACGAATGAAGAGGTCGCGTATATCTCCTGTGAATTCAAAGACGGACTCTCATCCCAAGTAGAGATGAGCTGGCTTCTACCTGGAAAGGTAAGAGAACTGTCAATCATAGGATCCGAAGGTTCACTCAAAATCGACTGTTTAAACCAGAAGATGGAGCTATACAACGGCAACCACCACACATTAACGTTAGAGGCAGCGGCTAACAACACAATTCTGTCCGAGATAACGCATTTTGTGCAAAACGTCTCAAAGGTTAGAGACGAAAAGGCACAAGTTACTCTTCAGAACGGTGGGGTTTTAGGTGCGCGTGTAGTCGATGTTCTAGCCGCAGCAAAAGAATCTCGCCGCAACAAGAGAGCAGTTCATGTCAACTACAACAGATACGACTGA
- a CDS encoding glycosyltransferase family 2 protein — MSVSPRNTIIAIIPVYAEYTIGKVIKQFKDGLVDEICVVLDSPDPDIADMVINAETTTPIKIIKNKQRSGIGAAIRQGFEYALTKGFSIVVVMAGNGKDTPLEIPVLLNPIVNDGYDYVQGSRYLPGGRPVNTPIVRRIFIRLFPVVWRLSTGFKCTDVTNGFRAYKIRLITDSRVNIRQNWLCGYALEYYIHYKAITLKYKVTEVPVSKVYHSRTNYSKISPLKHWWQILGPLITLRLGIHK; from the coding sequence ATGAGTGTCTCGCCTCGAAACACAATCATCGCTATTATCCCTGTGTACGCGGAGTACACTATAGGCAAAGTGATAAAGCAGTTCAAAGACGGACTAGTCGATGAAATCTGCGTAGTACTCGATTCACCAGATCCTGATATCGCAGATATGGTGATCAACGCCGAGACAACAACACCAATAAAGATAATCAAAAACAAACAGCGAAGCGGGATCGGTGCAGCTATCAGACAAGGATTCGAGTATGCGCTCACAAAAGGGTTTAGCATAGTTGTGGTTATGGCTGGAAACGGAAAGGACACACCTCTCGAAATTCCTGTGCTTCTCAACCCAATCGTTAACGACGGTTACGATTACGTTCAAGGCTCCCGATATCTTCCAGGAGGCAGACCAGTCAATACTCCAATAGTTAGACGCATATTCATCAGGCTCTTCCCTGTAGTCTGGAGGTTATCAACAGGATTCAAATGCACCGATGTTACCAACGGCTTCAGAGCATACAAGATCAGGCTAATCACGGATAGCCGAGTTAATATCAGACAGAACTGGTTATGCGGATACGCTTTAGAATACTACATACATTACAAAGCAATTACCCTGAAATACAAAGTTACCGAGGTTCCCGTCTCAAAGGTGTATCACTCGCGAACCAACTACTCAAAAATCTCGCCGCTTAAACACTGGTGGCAGATACTGGGCCCGTTAATCACGTTGCGATTAGGGATACACAAGTAA
- a CDS encoding alkaline phosphatase family protein, translating to MPKHTLVFFLDAIRFDYLMDGYMPYLADLGKTGNAFRLNTILAFDGIAPTAYTGVYPDSHSIWTQFVLDENGQFNWLKPFIPVATGLDKLFSLSQTSKKIFRHSLLTLSKMNGRLSGYPSIGQIPLNFLTRFGVSTQENFLTTDSINSYPTFLSILRKSGVSVQIVDHPELGSDNDVVESALEIKRPSEVTFLRLWDLDSITHRNGVKSEAARRAIKENDQNVKRVVEHFQQITHDTVNVLVFADHGMVNVKGNVDLVKTLNESGLHLGIDYLAFLDSTIARFWAEDDVIRRIGATLQYLDGGRILNKKDLQTLHIPATDPHGKLLFLADPGIVIRPNFFQGAASIAAMHGYDPSTPDMDTIFVTNIPNRRNNKSIHGSGDNGANAQMVDIAPTILDALGYEYPSHMLGKSLLA from the coding sequence ATGCCCAAGCACACACTAGTTTTTTTCCTAGATGCTATTCGCTTTGATTACTTGATGGATGGATATATGCCGTATTTAGCGGATCTCGGGAAGACTGGGAACGCGTTTAGGCTTAATACGATACTTGCGTTCGATGGGATTGCCCCAACTGCTTACACAGGAGTTTACCCGGATAGCCACTCTATATGGACACAGTTTGTTCTGGATGAGAATGGACAATTTAACTGGCTCAAGCCGTTCATACCTGTAGCGACAGGGCTGGACAAGTTATTTAGTTTGTCTCAAACATCAAAGAAGATCTTTCGTCACTCACTTCTAACCCTTTCAAAGATGAATGGGCGATTGAGCGGCTACCCTAGTATCGGCCAGATCCCACTGAACTTTCTCACGAGATTCGGTGTATCTACGCAGGAGAACTTTCTCACGACGGACAGCATCAACAGTTACCCTACCTTCCTCTCGATATTGAGGAAGAGCGGTGTAAGCGTGCAGATAGTTGATCATCCGGAGCTGGGCTCAGATAACGATGTTGTTGAATCCGCTCTGGAGATCAAGCGACCATCCGAAGTTACTTTCCTCAGGCTTTGGGATCTAGACTCGATAACTCATAGAAATGGAGTTAAATCGGAAGCGGCCCGGAGGGCAATAAAAGAAAACGACCAAAACGTGAAACGCGTAGTTGAACACTTTCAGCAGATTACACATGACACGGTTAACGTTTTAGTCTTCGCGGATCACGGAATGGTAAACGTGAAAGGCAACGTAGATCTTGTGAAGACACTTAATGAGAGTGGACTTCACCTGGGTATTGATTACCTAGCGTTTCTGGATTCAACAATCGCCCGCTTCTGGGCTGAAGATGACGTAATTCGCAGGATCGGGGCGACTCTGCAATATTTGGATGGCGGCAGAATCCTGAATAAAAAAGACCTTCAGACGCTTCATATTCCGGCTACAGACCCGCATGGAAAACTTCTATTTCTCGCCGACCCCGGTATTGTAATTCGACCTAACTTCTTTCAAGGAGCAGCCTCAATCGCAGCAATGCATGGTTATGATCCATCCACACCTGATATGGATACAATCTTTGTGACGAACATACCAAATCGCCGTAACAATAAGAGTATTCATGGTAGTGGCGATAACGGAGCGAATGCGCAGATGGTTGATATCGCTCCAACTATCCTTGACGCTTTAGGTTACGAGTACCCAAGCCACATGCTTGGGAAATCTCTTCTGGCCTAA